In one Moritella sp. 5 genomic region, the following are encoded:
- a CDS encoding peptidoglycan-binding domain-containing protein translates to MAEQYTVVQGDTLPRIAKHHGFANYKAIYEHESNTDFRTKRDNPNIIYPGDVITIPDPEPVFMALASAKINVFKIKKHAEYFRADFKDSEGNSWAGKRVVLSLDGVETESLVNDDGTIEIELEENSAETGILSLYFDDGSQEPSEIFDVSLGHLDPVDTETGIQARCRLLGFDCGDIDGNIAEKSTAGIKGFQAEHGLAIDGNAAAITQAKLKEIYGC, encoded by the coding sequence ATGGCAGAACAATACACGGTAGTGCAGGGCGATACCTTACCACGGATTGCCAAACATCATGGTTTTGCCAATTACAAAGCCATATATGAGCATGAGTCGAATACGGATTTTCGTACCAAACGTGATAACCCTAATATCATCTACCCGGGTGATGTCATTACGATCCCCGATCCTGAACCTGTCTTTATGGCGCTAGCCAGTGCCAAGATTAATGTGTTTAAAATTAAAAAGCATGCAGAGTATTTTCGGGCCGATTTTAAAGATAGTGAAGGTAATTCATGGGCTGGTAAGCGCGTGGTGTTATCGCTTGATGGTGTGGAAACTGAATCACTTGTTAATGACGATGGAACTATTGAAATAGAGTTAGAAGAAAATAGTGCAGAAACAGGCATATTAAGTCTTTATTTTGATGACGGTTCCCAAGAACCTAGTGAGATATTTGATGTTAGCTTAGGGCATTTAGATCCTGTCGATACAGAAACCGGCATTCAGGCTCGCTGTCGATTATTGGGCTTTGATTGTGGTGATATTGACGGCAATATTGCTGAGAAATCAACGGCAGGTATTAAAGGTTTTCAAGCTGAGCATGGATTAGCTATCGATGGTAACGCTGCAGCAATAACTCAGGCTAAATTGAAAGAAATATATGGCTGTTAA
- the tssF gene encoding type VI secretion system baseplate subunit TssF has product MSDDLLSYYNRELSYLRRMGADYAKKYPKIAGRLKLDDDSVEDPHVSRLLEGVSLLTAQIRQKLDDSFPELTDALLGQLAPDYQVTIPSLGICQLNVNDIVSNGSLFEQGSRVVTHVAGYKACEFTTCYNTDVKPLKIEDIHFKNAPFNAPDSPWITKPKSVLQFTLKHFVAGDNLSLVNPDKLRFYLGGQLQHAFLLYTHLFQHLIGIGISTKDGLSHCKTFESRHLSAVGFGHDESVLPYGNKSFDGYRLLVEQFAFPQKFLFVELVDLLSKLTPEYEDEVQFHFYFSASSSELESNINQDSLKLNCTPIINCFEQQLEPVVLDPSVYEYRIVADNRDESCSEVVSITDVALYDSEMDKIRLGPFYSQTHPRYQDVKHFWVARREHSDWSGGVAQKGTELFLSVVDREFNSFTGIAANGSRQRLSLHGLCSNRNLPVQLPYGGGNPVLHTPSGGHMVQSATCMTAFTAAVRPELGKATRWQLLRLVSLEHFSGNGGRDKLRDLLHLFNFADNAASNTQIQHIEGLTITPSTAKLLIQGRMGVCYGSDINLILNPAGFPDNDLFFFATILDRFFALFAAINSFTRLKVTCNGSTQLYHQWPARIGERALL; this is encoded by the coding sequence ATGAGTGATGATTTATTAAGTTATTATAATCGTGAATTAAGTTACCTGCGACGAATGGGCGCTGATTATGCTAAAAAATACCCTAAAATAGCAGGTCGATTAAAGCTTGATGATGATTCAGTCGAAGACCCACACGTGTCTCGATTACTGGAAGGCGTGTCCTTATTAACCGCACAGATTAGACAAAAACTTGATGACAGTTTTCCTGAATTAACTGATGCGTTATTAGGGCAGCTTGCACCCGATTATCAAGTTACGATCCCGTCGCTTGGTATTTGCCAGCTTAATGTGAACGACATTGTCAGTAATGGTAGCTTATTTGAGCAAGGTAGTCGTGTAGTTACCCATGTCGCTGGCTACAAGGCTTGTGAGTTTACAACGTGTTATAACACGGATGTTAAACCATTAAAAATCGAAGATATTCACTTTAAGAATGCACCTTTCAATGCGCCTGACTCACCTTGGATCACCAAACCTAAATCCGTTTTGCAATTCACGCTAAAACATTTTGTTGCAGGTGATAATTTATCGCTGGTTAATCCAGACAAATTACGCTTTTATCTTGGTGGTCAACTGCAGCATGCATTTTTACTGTATACACATTTATTTCAGCATCTTATTGGTATTGGTATCAGTACCAAAGACGGTTTAAGTCACTGTAAAACATTCGAATCAAGGCATCTTTCAGCAGTCGGCTTTGGGCATGACGAATCTGTTTTACCTTATGGCAATAAGTCGTTTGATGGCTATCGATTATTAGTCGAGCAGTTTGCTTTCCCACAAAAATTTTTGTTTGTTGAATTAGTCGATTTGCTTTCTAAATTAACACCAGAATATGAAGATGAAGTGCAGTTTCACTTTTATTTTTCAGCGTCCTCGTCAGAGCTTGAGTCAAATATTAATCAGGACAGTCTTAAATTAAACTGCACGCCAATCATCAATTGTTTTGAACAGCAGTTAGAGCCCGTTGTATTAGATCCCAGTGTATATGAATATCGGATTGTTGCAGATAACCGCGATGAATCATGTTCTGAAGTCGTGTCGATTACGGACGTTGCCTTGTATGACAGCGAGATGGATAAAATCAGGCTCGGTCCTTTTTATAGTCAGACTCATCCACGTTATCAAGACGTGAAACATTTTTGGGTTGCAAGGCGTGAGCATTCAGATTGGTCTGGTGGCGTTGCACAAAAAGGCACAGAGTTATTCTTATCCGTCGTTGATCGTGAGTTTAATAGTTTTACGGGTATCGCGGCAAATGGCAGTCGCCAGCGTTTAAGTTTACACGGGCTTTGTTCTAATCGTAACTTGCCAGTACAACTGCCTTATGGTGGGGGAAACCCAGTATTACATACGCCATCCGGTGGTCACATGGTACAAAGTGCCACTTGCATGACAGCTTTCACCGCAGCAGTCAGACCTGAATTAGGTAAAGCAACCCGTTGGCAGCTATTACGTTTAGTTAGCCTCGAGCATTTCTCTGGGAATGGAGGTCGAGATAAACTACGTGATTTATTACACCTATTTAACTTTGCAGACAATGCGGCCAGTAATACACAGATCCAACATATTGAGGGATTAACGATTACGCCTTCTACAGCCAAGTTACTGATACAAGGTCGCATGGGCGTTTGCTATGGTAGTGATATTAACCTAATACTCAATCCAGCGGGTTTTCCTGACAATGATTTATTCTTCTTCGCGACAATCTTAGATCGTTTCTTTGCATTGTTTGCTGCAATCAATAGCTTTACCCGTCTTAAGGTCACTTGTAACGGCAGTACGCAGTTATATCATCAGTGGCCAGCGCGGATTGGCGAACGTGCTTTATTATAA
- the tssG gene encoding type VI secretion system baseplate subunit TssG, whose amino-acid sequence MLDKDLIQYPQDYDFYQAVYALQNRAKRAGFEHGAIGRDNFPSLEAVRFSVAQQVGYAGAPINKVSEVTDSHQLDLAVTFLGLTGMNGVLPFHYTEAILQRIRHKDHALCDFFDMFNNRIIALYYRSWEKYRFAIGYEQNACKPTDPISVALSNLIGAEDDLALYFASYFKHAIRNEANLRNMLQEILDGEVVIKTLQGQWVNMGDDEVTRLCSRQQPEGAFACLGVNSMLGENMWDLSSKIDIVIKPRNGRDFDQLKPNSATRKVIEKAVSSYLGPAVKSSLKVEADYDAIIKPRLGSVEMQLGAGAMLLHDESQSCQPRKVCL is encoded by the coding sequence ATGTTAGACAAAGATTTAATACAATACCCGCAGGATTATGATTTTTACCAAGCCGTGTATGCATTGCAAAACCGTGCAAAGCGGGCTGGTTTTGAGCATGGTGCTATTGGGCGTGATAACTTTCCGAGTCTTGAAGCTGTTCGTTTTTCTGTCGCTCAACAAGTGGGTTATGCTGGCGCACCAATTAATAAGGTTTCTGAGGTTACTGACAGTCACCAGTTAGATCTCGCCGTCACATTCTTAGGATTGACGGGAATGAATGGGGTACTGCCATTTCATTATACCGAGGCCATACTCCAACGCATTCGGCATAAAGATCATGCATTGTGTGATTTTTTTGATATGTTTAATAACCGCATTATTGCCTTGTACTACCGCAGTTGGGAAAAATACCGATTTGCAATAGGGTATGAACAGAATGCGTGCAAGCCAACAGATCCAATTAGTGTGGCACTCAGTAATTTAATCGGTGCTGAAGACGACTTAGCGTTATATTTCGCCAGTTATTTTAAACATGCTATCCGCAATGAAGCCAACTTACGCAACATGTTGCAAGAGATCCTTGATGGTGAAGTTGTCATTAAGACACTGCAAGGTCAGTGGGTTAACATGGGCGATGATGAAGTTACGCGGTTATGCTCAAGGCAGCAACCTGAAGGGGCATTTGCCTGTTTAGGGGTTAACAGTATGCTTGGTGAGAATATGTGGGATCTTAGCAGTAAGATTGATATCGTGATCAAACCCAGAAATGGCAGGGATTTTGACCAGTTAAAACCTAATTCTGCAACACGTAAGGTAATTGAAAAGGCCGTTTCCAGTTACCTTGGACCCGCAGTTAAAAGTTCTTTAAAAGTGGAAGCCGATTATGATGCGATCATAAAGCCGCGTTTAGGCTCTGTCGAAATGCAGTTGGGGGCAGGTGCGATGTTGCTGCATGACGAATCACAGAGCTGTCAGCCTCGTAAAGTGTGTTTATAA
- the tssE gene encoding type VI secretion system baseplate subunit TssE: MAVHNKQLIEASLLDKLIDLEPNISNAQEKRTGITVRSLRRSMKRDLENLLNSKVKWMTWPHYYRELDDSLFNYGLPDFSGLPVGTLDGRLALCVQVKQTIMRFEPRIIEVNVEPVDINDDIDRSLKLRIEALMHADPHPELISLESEVEPVYLGISVTDNLY, translated from the coding sequence ATGGCCGTTCATAATAAGCAACTTATTGAAGCGTCGTTATTAGATAAGCTTATCGATCTAGAACCGAATATCAGTAATGCACAAGAGAAACGCACAGGCATAACAGTGCGGTCATTACGTCGTTCAATGAAGCGCGACCTCGAAAATCTATTAAATTCGAAGGTGAAATGGATGACCTGGCCTCATTATTATCGTGAGCTCGACGATTCGTTATTTAACTATGGACTTCCGGATTTTTCGGGGCTTCCAGTAGGAACCCTTGATGGAAGACTTGCATTATGCGTTCAAGTTAAACAAACCATTATGCGTTTTGAACCACGTATTATCGAAGTGAATGTAGAACCTGTCGATATCAATGATGACATTGACCGATCATTAAAGCTAAGAATTGAAGCTTTAATGCACGCAGATCCGCATCCGGAACTAATCAGCTTAGAGTCTGAAGTTGAACCTGTTTATCTGGGTATTTCGGTAACAGATAATCTGTACTAA
- a CDS encoding type VI secretion system accessory protein TagJ, which yields MQEIKQLVETGKLKDAIAYCQARLKKQPLDTDIRSAYIELLCINGELDKADKQINLLTNQAPETAIGGKNVQQLIRAQQSRVDFSQGGATAAVFSDADAELEAIVALQVAIKDNNLEDIMTQCTALESARYQHSPTKPRDLDDSLAGYLEVLGTNGKFYLVKFSQITLLEWQPASSILEQVWRRVHIDIANGPSGDAFIPLTYLSSQSDAEKLGRETDWQPMNQAAGEGLTMYQGVGHKMLLIGELAVQLTDFYYDQENKDNHDSQDVNIGMSSQAELA from the coding sequence ATGCAAGAAATAAAACAGTTAGTTGAAACCGGTAAGTTAAAAGACGCAATCGCTTATTGTCAGGCAAGATTAAAAAAACAACCACTTGATACTGATATTCGCAGTGCTTATATCGAGCTGCTATGTATTAATGGCGAGCTAGATAAAGCCGATAAACAAATTAACTTGTTAACCAATCAAGCACCCGAAACCGCGATTGGTGGCAAAAATGTCCAACAACTTATTCGAGCGCAGCAATCTCGCGTTGACTTTTCGCAAGGTGGGGCAACGGCAGCAGTATTTAGTGATGCAGACGCAGAGTTAGAAGCCATTGTGGCACTGCAAGTCGCCATTAAAGATAACAACCTAGAAGATATCATGACTCAATGCACAGCTTTAGAATCTGCGCGTTATCAGCATAGCCCTACTAAACCACGGGATCTTGATGACAGTTTGGCTGGTTATTTAGAAGTGCTTGGAACAAATGGTAAATTTTACTTAGTTAAATTCTCACAAATCACCCTGCTGGAATGGCAACCTGCAAGTTCAATCCTAGAGCAAGTATGGCGTCGTGTTCATATTGATATCGCAAACGGACCAAGCGGTGATGCATTCATACCTCTCACTTACCTAAGTAGTCAATCAGACGCTGAAAAGCTTGGTCGTGAAACGGATTGGCAACCAATGAATCAAGCTGCAGGTGAAGGCCTGACTATGTATCAAGGTGTTGGTCATAAAATGCTATTAATTGGTGAGTTAGCTGTTCAGCTGACAGATTTTTACTATGACCAAGAGAATAAAGACAACCATGATAGCCAAGACGTAAATATAGGTATGTCATCACAAGCTGAGTTAGCTTAA